One Glycine max cultivar Williams 82 chromosome 8, Glycine_max_v4.0, whole genome shotgun sequence genomic window, TGATTCAAATTCAGATTTTAACTCTGTCTAGCACAGACTTTCCATTAAGCCGGTTACTTTTTTGCAGTTGCATATAGTCTCTATGTTTCATCCCAACATACGCTGCTGGATTCCTTTGATTGTCTAGAAACTCTTTAGCTGGTTCCACCACTGTGTCCAAGGATGGTGCAATTACTACAGCTAAGGACATTCTTGTAGCTTTGTTGCTCACAACTGCTCGATGTAATACACTCTTGTACTTGCCATTGCTCACAACCTATTGCAAAACCAAAAGGGTTAGAGGTTATCACATAATCAAAATCActgttataaaataaacaaaataaaatatggactaaaatataattttgatttcttgtCTGAATTTTAGGTTTTAGTTTGGTTTTgtaagtttaaaatttttcacTTTGATagattaaatttatcttttcatCAATTTACCGTACTAACTCGGTCAACTTAGTGAAATGTGACCAAAGTTCATACTATTCACACAAAAAAACTAATCAAATAACCAATTTGATAcactaaaattacattttagccTAAATAGCAACCAGGGTTTGTTGTTGTGTACCTCAAGGTGATCAGACACAAAGACTAGCTGGCAGTTTGAAGTGGAACCGACATTGATCCACTTGCCATTGTGAAGCACTTGAAGACCACTAACCCCATTCTGCAGGAGAAGGTTCAAGAGGCCATGATCAGAATGTGGGGGTATTCCCATTGCAAGCTCAGGTTGTGGACAAGGTGGATACATATTTGCTGCTATCATTTGCCAACCAGAATCTAGGTTCATTGTATCCTCTATGTAATTGGCTTCCAATCCCAAGCTTTCTGATATTCCTTTTAGTAGTTCCTTTCCCACTTTCCAGGTTCTTCTACAGTACTCTGCTGATGTCTCTCTTCAACACCAAAACATGTTAAATTTAGCATACAAAATATCTTATCCATAATGGTTAGTACTTACTAAGCACAAATTTCTCTCCCTTTAACCTCACCAGCCATAATCTAGCTAGCACATTTAGATTtgaaatatgttcttaatttgaatttagaattacaattatatatatatatatatatatatatatatatatatatatatatatatatatatatatatatatatatcatgtttttgatttttaaaaaatatctaaatatgtATCTTAGAAGCATATCTTAATAAGATAGATATGTAAGATATATATGTGGTCAGTTAGATTGTTTGACGAAGATTAATCATCAGTAAAATTGGTAGATACTCACACCAATTTaatggtgacaaaaaaaattatgtatcttACTCATgtcatatgtatatatatttaaaataatcgtATCACTACATGGGATATGTATCATATTGGCTTGTTGTGTCATTGTATTGCTACATTGGATATGTATCATATTGGATACGCGTATTGTACCAATGCATCATAGCTTATAATCTCAAGAATTGTTAGAAACTGATACTTATATAAGCaagtgtttttatatatataaaagcaacTATTCTTATATAAGATCGCTCCAATAATGAAACTGCATAAGAATTGGTTCTTTTAAGTTTAAGAACCTTTTAATTATAAGTAATTCTAGTTGGAGAGGCTCTTAAGAGTTACAAGAAAAAGTGGAAAAGAGAGTGAGGTAGAACCTGAACCCAGGTGGTTTGTCAGGTGAGTGAAATTCTGGATGCACcacaattttaagaaaatccCTCCAGAACAAGACTTTGTCCATAGAAACATTGGAGCTGGTGCCATACCTCACAGGGTCCATCACATCCTTACCAGCATACTCTTGCTTCTCCTCCTCTCTAAGATTGAAGAAAGCAAAAACCTCATCAACCATCTTCTCCATGATGGTCTTTGACACAAAGTGgttgatgagcatgaagaaccCCCACTCCTCACAAGCCTTGCCCAAGTCGTGGATGGTCATGGCCCTCTGATCAGGTGTTCCAGTGACCAAGAGGGAATAGTCAATAATAGGAATTGGATCATCTTCATCTGGGTCTGCCACTATTTCATCATCTGAGTTGGTGGTGTAGGTGTAAGAGGGTGGGAGGGAAGTGAGTTCTGGTGATTCAGTTAGTGCTTTCACGCTTTTGAAAATTGgtctgttgttgttggattggaCTTGTTGGCTAACCTCAGAAGCGGTTGAAGCCATGTTAGAGAAATTAGAGAATGATGAGTGTGATAATGAAGACTGAAGAGAGAAGGTATAGTGACCAACCAATATCAGTAAGGCTTGTTGCCACTGCAAATTAATGAATGAGGCTggttttcttaattcttatcaTGTGTCATCTTCATTCGGTTCATGTTTATCTGAAACGTGTCTGAGAATAAAGTTAGCCACCATTCTGTCCATTCATCTGTTTCATTTAGTGTTGCATAACTATCAGGTACGTCACAAGTTAGACTGCATGCATGTATCtcacttagaaaacaaaaaatcattaaatagttTTGTTAATCTCTTCTTTTGTATAGGAAAATATCAATGTGCACGGTGAAAGAATAGAGAAtatgaaggaaaaagaagaaggacaaagagACAAAAATAATAGATGTGATCAGCTATTTAATTAAGGGTAACTGACAGTTAAGTATATGAAGTacggaaaataaaaatttcactgTAACtggacatattttaattttataacttgAGAAGTATGAGTCACAAATAAATTTCTCAACAGTTGGGAAATTTCGTATGCTCTGAAAGTTGTTCGACGAAatgtttaaaagaaatattatatttttggatAGCGATGTATTTTGGAATTGGGATAACAAATCTGACTTGTATTCACGGTGCCTACAAAATTTATTCgcgatgaaaaaaaaaggatttaagGATAATGCCAAAATTACTTTTCACAAATACTGAAATATGCTTATTCCATTCAATTTGTGGATTTTCTTATCGTGGTCGTTACAAAATCAAGAGCAAGACAAggcaatttattattattattattattattattattattattattatttttaattttaagacaaGCCAGGTCCTAtatcaaccttatatctcctatTTTATGACTTTATTAAATGACCAACCGTTAGAATTCATTTCTTGAACTATAATAGGTCAACTATCCACTTAATTGACTTAAAAGCTCTTAAAAATTGCATCAATGTGACAAATTATTGGAACCATTTCAAGCTTGGGAAGGTATTTTAGGAACGAGGACGTGAATTTGGATTTCTGAAATCTATCTATtcacatgaaaaacaaaaaatagaaaaacagtGAACATCTaatacaaaagattaaaaataggTAGCACATACAGATACATGATACATACAAAGTGGTGATTGCGTAAGTCTTATGtccaaaatctttattttatattctcatTATCAAGAAGGAGGAACATTAATAAATCAGTTTTTCCTACCCTGCAACAGACATTACATCACAGTATAACCAGAAGAGCAAAGTCAGTAAGTAAACTCGGAGGAAGTGCAAGCTTGGAGACATCCGAAATCTTACACAGCGAAATTCTCTTATAATTGCAGTTATGATCACAATTTATAACCTATTGCAAATATATTATCATACACAGGGAAATTCTGACAAAGAATCTGACATTTTGTTTGTCAATTtagtttttgttattaattatcaaagttcaaaaaacgGTCGTAGTTCTGGTCGTGGTTGCAGTTTCAACACATTTATTGATATTATGGGTAATTGCGGACAAAGAAGGCTAATACAGTTGCAGACACTCCGAAGATCTTATCGTTGGGGCCGAAAATATGGTCACAGACCATTGTTTAAAACCTTATGCATTTCATCAAATAACTCTACTATGACATAAGAGGACAATCAAAATCTTTCTAGAGGAACATTATAACAGCAAAACAGACATTTCATCTTGTGGGAACgtgacccttttttttttcaaaaaaaggtGCATTCTGTTGATTGTTCAATATTTCATACGAATTTGCATAGATGTTAATTGCTTAAATTGTTTAGATAAGACGCCCTCCATTTAATTTCAGCATCCATGCATCACATTGGATGAGAAAAAGATCTACATAAATTCGATGGTTGGCTCTAAAACACCAGAACATACATCATGCGTGGTACCTTATGATCAGCCAACCATGGCAAGGATAACAACCTTCTATTCATTCATAACTTTTTTGCTTTACTATTATACTTTATACACTTGATCATCACATGACCTACTTCATTAATTCACACATAAACCCTTCAAACCCTCACCTTGTTGAGAGTAAGAAACACACTCTAATTGGCAAGAACCAGAGAAATTATTAAGTAGTCCAAGATCATCATGAAACTCACTTAATCTCTATATGACATATTTGAGTATTATTAATTGGTAAAAAAACTTGACTATATATTACGAAGAGATTGATCGAGACTATAGATTTGTAACTATCTCTTGGACTACCTAATAATTTCTCGAAGAACAAACCTGATTCAATCAGAAGCTTCTCAAAGGAGCATTTGGCTTTCTCTGACTTCGGCTATACCATGATAGCAAGTGTTTGGCATTGAATGATAGCGACCTTTTCACTGAACTAGTCGAAGAACAAGAACTAGAACCACCTTTAGTAGCCAAATTCCCATTCCCACCAACCCTCTTTGAATGATCCCCGTGAGATTCCCCTGACACAACAGTAGCAAGAGCAAGACTGATCTTAGCAGCAGAAGAAGAATCCAGAGACACCGATCTTCTCGGCTGCTGCACAGTCACCACAAGTTCAGAAGCCAAGTTCTCTTCACACGCTTCATCTTCTTGCACTCTTTCCTCTTCCTCACCCCTCAACAAATCATCACTACTATTTTGAGTATTCTCCGCACTATTTTCAAAAATCTCCTCCACAAAAGAACTTGTTTCAAACGCAGTAGGGTCCATGGAAGAAGGAACCCTTGTTGGGTCAGTGACAATAGGAGCACGACACATGGGGCAATTGGTGTGCGATCTAAGCCACGTGTCAATGCAAGGTAAGTGAAAAGCGTGGTTACACTTTGGTAAAAGCCTGAGACTTTCGTCCTCTTGAAACTCGCTGAGGCAAACTGAACATTCTGTACCTTCGATCAAGCCTTCG contains:
- the LOC100819010 gene encoding RING-H2 finger protein ATL54 → MGLNYRNLFPGTPSNCLQDCSYDDKSSCCDPSNLLPPTPPIYSDNDLSQSPSKHIKAEYLIISFSIVATAFIALFCYAIYVKFFSPRNTSIIRRRRTTTTTTLSQPQTEQYFLDEEEHGPVVDHPIWYIRTTGLQQAVITAITVCNYKKDEGLIEGTECSVCLSEFQEDESLRLLPKCNHAFHLPCIDTWLRSHTNCPMCRAPIVTDPTRVPSSMDPTAFETSSFVEEIFENSAENTQNSSDDLLRGEEEERVQEDEACEENLASELVVTVQQPRRSVSLDSSSAAKISLALATVVSGESHGDHSKRVGGNGNLATKGGSSSCSSTSSVKRSLSFNAKHLLSWYSRSQRKPNAPLRSF
- the LOC100818482 gene encoding 2-oxoglutarate-dependent dioxygenase 19, which produces MASTASEVSQQVQSNNNRPIFKSVKALTESPELTSLPPSYTYTTNSDDEIVADPDEDDPIPIIDYSLLVTGTPDQRAMTIHDLGKACEEWGFFMLINHFVSKTIMEKMVDEVFAFFNLREEEKQEYAGKDVMDPVRYGTSSNVSMDKVLFWRDFLKIVVHPEFHSPDKPPGFRETSAEYCRRTWKVGKELLKGISESLGLEANYIEDTMNLDSGWQMIAANMYPPCPQPELAMGIPPHSDHGLLNLLLQNGVSGLQVLHNGKWINVGSTSNCQLVFVSDHLEVVSNGKYKSVLHRAVVSNKATRMSLAVVIAPSLDTVVEPAKEFLDNQRNPAAYVGMKHRDYMQLQKSNRLNGKSVLDRVKI